In the Arachis hypogaea cultivar Tifrunner chromosome 20, arahy.Tifrunner.gnm2.J5K5, whole genome shotgun sequence genome, TACTGATTAATTTTGTTTGGCTTATTAATTTTAACACCGAAAGTTGTTAGATGTTGATGCATACTGATCTTagcaaaattatgaaaaaaaggtTAAGTTGTTTTCGTATGAACTAAGAAGACATAAGCCAACCCAATGACACGTGCTTTATTTGCATTCACTTTCGTTTATGGGTAATGATTAGTGTTATTACGCGTGATTTGTTGGATTTTCACATGCTTCTTTTAAGCATAATTCACATTTGTGTTGGCAATGGTCGGTTGATACAATGAATTAAccaataatttttctttgtttttgtcttACATTTGAATTAACATTTTCCTAATGAATCAATCATGGTTTAATCAGATACTTGGTCGTgcattgggagggaaagtgtgtCGCTCTCCATCCGGTTGGGACATTGGTATCAGAACCATAAACTTGTCATCATCTTCATCTCTCAAGCTTCCATCAAAGCTCTCTATAATTGAATGCCATCGTGACGAGGTTTGTGACgaactctctctttttctctgttaTGACGTCTTCATGTAAAGATGCTGAactgttaaataatttgataaatttaattgaattatttaacATCTTCATATGAAGATATTTTTACGTAAATAACCCCCTACTACTAAATAGGACTGATTTGGAATGTTGAATGAATGGTAGATATGGGAGTTGCCTCCAAAAGCAGAGGTGATAGCATGGTCAGAAAAGACAGGAATTGAAATGTTTAGATATGGAGATCATATAATGGGAATTCAAGGGCATCCTGAATACACAAAAGACATTCTTTTTCATCTCATTGACCGTCTTACTCAACACAATTTTATCCACCAAGATTTTGCTATGGAGTCAAGGCTTAAGGTTGCAATGTGGGAGCCAGATAAGGACTCATGGAAAAGAATCTGTGTTAGTTTTCTTAAGGGTCCATTGTAACCCAacctattatatatataacatgtgAAAcagaccaaaataaataaataaagtagttCTGTGTAAATAGAATTAAGAACTAAGATGTGATATTTAGTTAATTAAGTAGTAATCTATGTGGAAGAATGAAAGGTAGCAATTGTATTGTGTGTGACACTTGGTATGATTATGATTTGTGGCGAATTTTCTCTAATTTGTCTTAAGAAACCAAATGGCTAACTTGCCTTCGACAAATTAATTTCCTATGCTAATACCATGTGcatcttttattcttttcatttATTAATTCTTCACATACAGATTAATACTCACACTTCTAATAATttcaagaatttagctaagagcGCAAGTTAAAGttatcaataatttttaaaaaattcataaaaaatgaggtaaaattaaatttctaatgTATTTATTGTGTGTTTATTAAGGGTTTAGTTATTATATATCTTAAAGGacatatgttaaaattattacaaataaaagctagttaaattcaaaaatattattagaacacaaattagttaaatttaaaaatatttgtagaTACACTCTCAAACAAGAAGCTTAATCAAAGTCCTCAAGTTGCTGATTCGAACTTTTTGAAGATGTTGAGAATTGACTTTCCAAATTTCCAATTACAAATAAAAACTTTGGTATCTTACCAAGGCAATTATTAAAAGATCGATGTGGCTGTTTAAATATACATATGAACTTTGACCTACTTACAGTACGAGTAACTTGCGAAGGATCTATGTGTGGATGAAAATGATGCCCCTGAAAATGTGTACTCTTGTGTTAAATTATTGAGAAATGTTAGGGAgtgattaaaatttattgttttttactattatttagttattaatttaatttttttagtttaataatttaataatatattttattttatctcatatttttaaatattaa is a window encoding:
- the LOC112784254 gene encoding gamma-glutamyl peptidase 5; the protein is MEEEMEKKRFGVLLCAEDSELVRKKYGGYFGVFVRMLAEEGERWDVYRVARGEFPDDDELALYNGFVITGSCNDAHGNDPWIHQLLSLLQKLNSINKKVLGICFGHQILGRALGGKVCRSPSGWDIGIRTINLSSSSSLKLPSKLSIIECHRDEIWELPPKAEVIAWSEKTGIEMFRYGDHIMGIQGHPEYTKDILFHLIDRLTQHNFIHQDFAMESRLKVAMWEPDKDSWKRICVSFLKGPL